In the Lates calcarifer isolate ASB-BC8 linkage group LG24, TLL_Latcal_v3, whole genome shotgun sequence genome, one interval contains:
- the ralaa gene encoding ras-related protein Ral-A has product MAAAKPKGQNSLALHKVIMVGSGGVGKSALTLQFMYDEFVEDYEPTKADSYRKKVVLDGEEVQIDILDTAGQEDYAAIRDNYFRSGEGFLCVFSITELESFAATVDFREQILRVKEDENVPFLLVGNKSDLDDRRQVSADEAKARAEQWGVCYVETSAKTRANVDKVFFDLMREIRARKMEDSKEKNGKKKSKSLAKRIRERCCIL; this is encoded by the exons ATGGCAGCTGCTAAGCCAAAGGGGCAGAACTCTCTAGCCCTCCACAAAGTGATTATGGTGGGCAGTGGAGGAGTGGGGAAATCGGCCCTCACTCTCCAGTTCATGTACGACGAG TTTGTTGAAGACTATGAGCCAACCAAAGCGGACAGCTACAGGAAGAAAGTGGTGCTGGACGGAGAGGAGGTACAGATTGACATCCTCGACACAGCTGGACAGGAGGACTATGCAGCCATTCGGGATAACTACTTCCGCAGCGGCGAGGGTTTCCTCTGTGTATTTTCCATCACAGAACTGGAATCATTTGCAGCAACAGTAGACTTCAG AGAGCAGATTCTGCGAGTGAAAGAGGATGAGAACGTGCCCTTTCTCTTGGTCGGTAACAAGTCAGACTTGGACGATCGACGGCAGGTCAGCGCAGACGAGGCAAAGGCACGTGCCGAGCAGTGGGGCGTGTGCTACGTGGAGACTTCTGCCAAAACCCGTGCCAATGTTGACAAG gtgTTCTTTGACCTGATGAGAGAGATCCGGGCAAGGAAAATGGAGGACAGCAAAGAGAAGAACGGgaagaagaaaagtaaaagtTTGGCCAAGAGAATTCGAGAGAGATGCTGTATTTTATAG